In one Sander lucioperca isolate FBNREF2018 chromosome 7, SLUC_FBN_1.2, whole genome shotgun sequence genomic region, the following are encoded:
- the LOC116040205 gene encoding C-factor-like, protein MSMKLEGNILVTGTNRGIGLELVKQLAERTGGEAHIYACCRAPDGTRAEALRDLTTQYPGKITIIKLDMSEEDSISAAVRAVKEQIGDGSLNLVINNAAINKPQTPAPLSATGKEDMMEVYETNVVGPFLLAKMFLPLLQRAAEMKSTGEGDKMSCRRSAIINISTLISSIEKCPETFAIAQMYPYRTSKAALNMLTRCQAEDFKSHNILVTAIHPGWVRTQMGGEQAPLTPLESVQGILSTMSSLSNKDCGMLLDWQGNTIPW, encoded by the exons ATGTCAATGAAACTGGAAGGCAACATTTTAGTGACTGGGACAAACAGAGGCATTGGTTTGGAACTGGTCAAACAGCTGGCAGAGAGAACAGGAGGGGAGGCTCACATATATGCCTGCTGCAGAGCGCCGGACGGAACCAGGGCTgag GCCCTGAGAGACCTCACCACTCAATATCCTGGGAAGATCACCATAATCAAACTAG acatgTCAGAAGAGGACAGTATCTCGGCTGCGGTCCGGGCTGTGAAGGAGCAGATCGGGGATGGTTCGCTGAACCTCGTCATCAACAACGCTGCTATCAACAAACCGCAGACACCGGCACCGTTATCTGCCACCGGGAAAGAGGACATGATGGAGGTGTACGAAACCAATGTGGTCGGACCATTTCTCCTTGCAAAG ATGTTTCTTCCACTCCTccagagagcagcagagatgAAGTCAACTGGAGAGG gTGATAAAATGTCCTGCAGGAGGTCGGCCATCATCAACATTTCCACGCTCATCTCCTCCATCGAGAAATGTCCAGAAACCTTTGCTATAGCACAGATGTACCCTTACAGGACCAGCAAG GCAGCACTAAACATGCTGACTCGCTGTCAAGCTGAGGACTTCAAGAGTCACAACATCCTGGTGACAGCCATCCACCCTGGCTGGGTGCGCACCCAGATGGGCGGAGAACAG GCTCCTTTGACCCCCCTGGAGAGCGTGCAAGGCATACTCAGTACCATGTCCTCACTCAGCAACAAAGACTGTGGGATGCTTCTGGACTGGCAGGGCAACACAATCCCCTGGTAG